From the genome of Streptomyces sp. V2I9:
GCCCCGATGTTCGTCGGCACCAACAACGTCGTGCGCATCGCCGCCCTGCGGCAGGTCGGCGGCCTGTACGACTCGATCACCGAGGACATGGCCACGGGCTTCGAGATCCACCGCCGCCGCAACCCGCGCACCGGACGCTTCTGGCGGTCCGTCTACACCCCCGACGTGCTCGCCGTGGGCGAGGGCCCCGCCTCCTGGACGGACTTCTTCACCCAGCAGCTGCGCTGGTCACGGGGCACCTACGAGACGCTGTTCCGGCAGTACGGCAAGGCGCTGTTCCGGGTGCCGCCGGGCCGCCTCCTCAGCTACACGCTGATGCTCGTCTACTACCCGATGACCGCCGTCAACTGGCTGCTCGGCGTCCTCAGCTGCGTGCTGTTCCTCTGGCTCGGGGCCTCCGGCACCCAGGTCGCCGCCTCCATCTGGCTGATGCTCTACAGCGACGCCGCCGCGCTCCAGATCGGCCTCTACCTCTGGAACCGCCGGCACAACGTCTCGCCGCACGAGCCCGAGGGCTCCGGCGGCCTCGCCGGCATGGCCATGTCCGCGATCTCCGCCCCGGTCTACCTGAAGTCGCTGGGCTCGGCCGTGCTGCGCCGCGACGGCCGGTTCGTCGTCACGCCCAAAGGCGGCCAGGCGTCCCCGGACCGGCTGCTCACCTTCCGTATCCACCTCTTCTGGGCGGCGGTCCTGCTCTCCTCGCTGGCCGCGTCCGTCGTCCTGGACCACACGCATGCCGCGATGCGGACCTGGGCGGCGCTCGGCCTGGCGATCTCCCTCGCCCCGGTCGCCGTATGGGCGTGGACCGTCCGGCAGGACCGGCGGGCCGGGGCCGCGCGCGCCGTCCCCGTCCCCGCGCCCCCCTCGCCCGAGGCGGCGGCGTACGTCCCCACCGCCCCGTCACCGTCCACCACCACCGCGACGGCGGGCACCACCGCCACCACCACCGCAGGAGGGAACTGAGCCA
Proteins encoded in this window:
- a CDS encoding cellulose synthase catalytic subunit, which produces MRSEGYDYDTYSRLAGPLTEPDPTGYRVRYRSLLSTEKHRIRAVLLMTLAPLLTGALLLYLVWPTHWTERENGERWLVAADTVMLVSIALIELFMLVNVVSIAHATLVARDPVPVTPEPGTRVAFLTTYVPGKEPLSMVRATLKGAVRLAHDGPLDVWLLDEGDDPGARMLCAELGVHHFTRRGVPEWNREKGAHKAKTKHGNYNAWIALHGDDYDFFASVDTDHVPMPNFLERMMGYFRDPDVAFVVGPQVYGNYDSAVTKAAESQQFLFHALIQRAGNRYGAPMFVGTNNVVRIAALRQVGGLYDSITEDMATGFEIHRRRNPRTGRFWRSVYTPDVLAVGEGPASWTDFFTQQLRWSRGTYETLFRQYGKALFRVPPGRLLSYTLMLVYYPMTAVNWLLGVLSCVLFLWLGASGTQVAASIWLMLYSDAAALQIGLYLWNRRHNVSPHEPEGSGGLAGMAMSAISAPVYLKSLGSAVLRRDGRFVVTPKGGQASPDRLLTFRIHLFWAAVLLSSLAASVVLDHTHAAMRTWAALGLAISLAPVAVWAWTVRQDRRAGAARAVPVPAPPSPEAAAYVPTAPSPSTTTATAGTTATTTAGGN